The window GCGGTCAGGCGACGGCGCCGAAGGACGCGAAGGTTCTCGCCGAGGTCAAGTCGGCGCCGCTGACCGAGCTGGTCTCCGACACGATGGAGCTGTCCGACGACGTCCTCGCCGAGGCCCTCGCCCGGCAGGTCGCGCTGGCCGGCGGCCAGGAAGCGACCTTCGCGGGCGGCGCCGCGGCGACCATCAAGGTGCTCAAGGACCACGGCTTCGACACCACCGGCGTCAAGCTGTCCGACGGCAGCGGCATCTCGACGGAGAACAAGATCCCGGCGAAGCTGCTGACCCAGCTCATGGCGGCCGCGGCGGCGCCGGAGGGCAAGAACCCGAACACGGCAAAGCTGCGCGCGATGCTGGCCGGCCTGCCGGTGGCGGGTGGCTCCGGGACCCTCGCCGACAAGCGGTTCGAGACGCCGGCGTCACAGGCCGGACGCGGCTGGGTGCGCGCGAAGACGGGCACGCTCACCGGCGTCAACACGCTCGCCGGGCTGGTTCTGGACCAGGACGGCCGGGTGCTGGTGTTCGCGTTCATGTCCAACGGCTCCGACCAGCAGCCGGGCCGCGACGCGATCGACGCGCTCGCGACGAGCTTGCGCAAGTGCGGCTGCTCGTAGCGGGCGGACGCGGTCCGGCCGACCCTCGTGGCGGTCGTGGTGCGGCTGCTGCCTGCCGTGCCAGCGTCACGAGGCTGTTCGGGTGGGTGCCGATCCGCGCGTATCCAGCCGCCGTGCCCGCGTGACGAGCTTGTGCAAGTGCGGGTGCTCGTAGCGGGAGACACCGAACCGTACGAAGATCGTGGCCGGAAACCCGTCCGGGGCAGGTAGCGTCGGAAGGGTGAGTCAGGAAACCGAGACCCGGCCCATGGTCGACTGGGCGCTCGCCGCGCAGACCGGCGCGCTGCTCGTGCGCGGCGGTCCGCAGGTTCCGCGTGCGGAGGCCGAGGCCGCCGTCACCGACCTGCGTGAGCTGACCGTGGAGGCCGAGGGGCACGTCCGGCAGCTGACGAACCTGGGCCTCGACCTCCCGCTGCTGCCCGGCGAGGTCGTCGACCGCCCCGGCTGGGTGCGCTCGGCCGCCGCCGGGCTCGGCGCGCTGACCGGGCGCGCGCTGCCGCAGCAGGGCGGGCCGTTCGGGCCGATCCTGGCTGGTGGCGCGGGTGTGCAGACCGGGCTGGTGCTCGCGTTCCTGGCCAGCCGCGTGCTCGGCCAGTACGACCCCTTCGGCGGCCCCGAGCGCGAAGGCAGCCTGCTGCTGGTCGCGCCGAACGTCGTCGCCGCCGAACGCGCGATGGACGTGCCGGGCCACGACTTCCGGCTCTGGGTCTGCCTGCACGAGTGCACCCACCGGCTCCAGTTCACCGCCGTCACCTGGCTGCGCGACTACTTCGCCGACGAGGTCGAACGACTCGTCGGCGGGCTCGTGGGCGGCGGCTCCGACAGCCTCGCCGACCTCGTCGGACGGCTGCCCGAGGCGATCAAGCAGGGGCCGAAGCTCAACCTCGCCGAGCTGCTGCAGTCGCCGAAGGAACGCGCGGTCTTCGACCGGCTGCTGGCGCTCTCGACGCTCCTGGAGGGCCACGCCGACTTCGTCATGGACGCCGTCGGCCCGCAGGTCGTCCCGAGCGTCGACACGATCCGGGCGCGGTTCACCGCCCGGCGCAAGGGCGGCGGCGTCTTCGACCGGCTGCTGCGCGCGCTGCTCGGCGTCGACGCGAAGATCCGTCAGTACGAAGAAGGCGCGAAGTTCACGAAGCACGTCGTGGACGCCGTCGGCATGGAGGGCTTCAACGCCGTCTGGCGGTCGCCGAACACCCTGCCCTCGCGCGCCGAGATCGCCGACCCGGCCGCGTGGGTCCGGCGCCTGCACGGATGACCGGGCCGGCCGTCGCGGCCGTCCGGCGAGCCGTCCGCAGCTTCCTGGACACCGTCGAGGGGCTGCCCGAACTCTGCGTCGCGGTCTCCGGCGGCGCCGACTCCCTCGCGCTGTGCGAGGCCACGGCCTACGTCGGGCACCACCGCGGCCTCCGCGTCCGCGCGCTGGTCGTCGACCACGGCCTGCAGGAGGGCTCGGCGAAGATCGCGCTCGATGCGGCCGCCGCGGCGAAGTCGCTGGGTGCCGACGAAGCCGAGGTGCGCCGGATCGACGTCACCGGCTCCGGCGGCCCGGAAGCCGCCGCGCGCAAAGCCCGCTACCGCGCGCTGGGCGGCCACGACCTCGTCCTGCTCGGCCACACCCTCGACGACCAGGCCGAAACCGTCCTGCTCGGGCTCGGCCGCGGCTCGGGCCCGCGCAGCGTCGCCGGGATGCGCCCGCACGACCCGCCGTGGGGCCGCCCGCTGCTCGCCGTCACGCGGGCCACCACCCGCGCCGCCTGCGCCGAGCTCGGCGTCGAGCCCTGGGACGACCCGCACAACGCCGAACCGCGCTTCACCCGCGTCCGGTTGCGCACCGAAGTCCTGCCGCTGCTGGAAGACGTCCTCAACGGCGGCGTCGCCGGCGCGCTCGCCCGCACGGCCGCGCAGCTGCGTGAAGACAATGAGGCGCTGGACACAGTGGCGGACACGATCTTCACCCGCGCGGGCGGCCCCGAAGGACTGGATGTCGGCGTCCTTTCGGCCGAGCCCGCGGCGCTGCGGCGGCGGGTTCTCCGCAGGTGGCTGCTGGCATCGGGCGTGCGTGAGCTCACCGACGCGCACCTGCGCGCGGTCGACGGGCTGGTCGCCCGGTGGCGTGGTCAGGGCGGCGTCTGGTTGCCGGGCAACTTGGAGGCGCGGCGGTGCCATGGCAGGCTCTGCCTCACCTCCCAACCCACCACCCGAGGGGAATGACCCGTGTACGAGGGCGAAATCGCCTCCGTGCTCGTCACCGAGCAGCAGATCAAGGACAAGATCACGGAGCTGTCGGCGCAGATCGCCGCCGACTATCCGGCCAACGGGCAGGGCGAACTCCTGCTGGTGGGCGTCCTGAAGGGCGCGGTCATGTTCATGACCGACTTCGCCCGCGCGCTGCCGCTGCCGACGCAGCTGGAATTCATGGCCGTCTCCTCGTACGGCTCGTCGACGTCGTCGTCCGGCGTCGTGCGGATCCTCAAGGACCTCGACCGCGACATCGCGGGCCGGGACGTGCTGATCGTCGAGGACATCGTCGACTCCGGCCTGACGCTGTCGTGGCTGCTGAAGAACCTCGCCAGCCGGAACCCGGCATCGCTCGAGGTGGTTTCGCTGCTGCGCAAGCCGGAGGCGGTCAAGGTGGACGTCCCGGTCAAGTACATCGGCTTCGACATCCCCAACGAGTTCGTCGTGGGCTACGGGCTGGACTACGCCGAGCGCTACCGGGACCTGCCCTACATCGGGACGCTGGACCCGAAGGTCTACACGTCCTAGTTCACCGACCGTTCATCGCAACCACCGGATTCGCGGAACCCCGCGGTCCGAGTTTGCGTCATACGCTCTGATCACGTGCGTTAACCTATGCGAAGACCATTCGTGCCCGCGGTGACCGGGTCGGGGGAACGGGAGAGAGCTCAGATGGGGAACAGCAGCGCTGCCGACGCGAACGCCTTCAAGGCCGCGGCCGCGGCGGGTCAGGTCGGGATCGACCCCGACGCCGCGCAGACCGTGCTGAACAAGATCCGCACCGGCAAGGACGCGGTCGAGGCACTGCTCAGCGGCGCGGGTGCCCTCGCCCAGCCGCCGAAGCTCGGGGACAACCCGGTCGGCAACGCCATGGCCGCCAAGTTCGTCCAGCGCGCCGACGGCGGGAACGACTCCTACGCCTCCGCGCTGCAGAACCTGCTCGACCAGTACACCGCCGCCGAGGAAGGCATCGTCACGGCGATGTCCCGGTACCACGAGATCGACCAGGCCGCGGCCGACCCGTTCCGCAACGCCTGAGCCCAGAGGGGGACTCGAAATCATGGCTCCGAACCACAGCGACCAGCCGGCGGCGACCACTGGGGGCTTGCCTGCTCAGGGCTCGGTCGTCCCGCTCGGCGACAACTCCGCGTCGCAGAACATCGTCGACAACGCCCGCGGCAGTGCCGGCGGCTTCGACATGGGCAGCGACCGCGCGATCGCCAACCCGCCGAACTGGAACGCGCAGGCCAGCCAGCAGCT of the Amycolatopsis sp. NBC_01488 genome contains:
- a CDS encoding zinc-dependent metalloprotease produces the protein MVDWALAAQTGALLVRGGPQVPRAEAEAAVTDLRELTVEAEGHVRQLTNLGLDLPLLPGEVVDRPGWVRSAAAGLGALTGRALPQQGGPFGPILAGGAGVQTGLVLAFLASRVLGQYDPFGGPEREGSLLLVAPNVVAAERAMDVPGHDFRLWVCLHECTHRLQFTAVTWLRDYFADEVERLVGGLVGGGSDSLADLVGRLPEAIKQGPKLNLAELLQSPKERAVFDRLLALSTLLEGHADFVMDAVGPQVVPSVDTIRARFTARRKGGGVFDRLLRALLGVDAKIRQYEEGAKFTKHVVDAVGMEGFNAVWRSPNTLPSRAEIADPAAWVRRLHG
- the tilS gene encoding tRNA lysidine(34) synthetase TilS, with the protein product MTGPAVAAVRRAVRSFLDTVEGLPELCVAVSGGADSLALCEATAYVGHHRGLRVRALVVDHGLQEGSAKIALDAAAAAKSLGADEAEVRRIDVTGSGGPEAAARKARYRALGGHDLVLLGHTLDDQAETVLLGLGRGSGPRSVAGMRPHDPPWGRPLLAVTRATTRAACAELGVEPWDDPHNAEPRFTRVRLRTEVLPLLEDVLNGGVAGALARTAAQLREDNEALDTVADTIFTRAGGPEGLDVGVLSAEPAALRRRVLRRWLLASGVRELTDAHLRAVDGLVARWRGQGGVWLPGNLEARRCHGRLCLTSQPTTRGE
- the hpt gene encoding hypoxanthine phosphoribosyltransferase, with product MYEGEIASVLVTEQQIKDKITELSAQIAADYPANGQGELLLVGVLKGAVMFMTDFARALPLPTQLEFMAVSSYGSSTSSSGVVRILKDLDRDIAGRDVLIVEDIVDSGLTLSWLLKNLASRNPASLEVVSLLRKPEAVKVDVPVKYIGFDIPNEFVVGYGLDYAERYRDLPYIGTLDPKVYTS